The Methanosarcina barkeri str. Wiesmoor DNA segment CCTTCGCCTCGGTAAGAATTCCGCAAACCTTTTTTCCATTAATTCGGACATCATTTGGCCATTTAATGCGAGCATCAAGGTCCATATTGCGAATAACGTTTGCAACTGCAAGCCCTGCAACCAGGGTAAGCCTTGAAGCATGCCTCAGAGGAATTCCGGGTTTCAGGATTACAGACATCCAGATTCCGCCATGAGGAGAAATCCATTCCCTGCCCAACCGGCCCCGGCCTCCTTTCTGCACTTCAGCAATTACAAGCGTGCCTTCTTCTTCCGATGCCGCAATTTCTTTTGCAATACTGTTTGTAGAAGTTACCTCTTCGAAATAGTGGATTTCTTTCCCTAGAAGAGTTGTTTTGAGCCCCATCTGAATTTCTTCAGGATACAGGAGCTGGGGCACGGATTTCAGGACATATCCCCTCTTCGGAGATGATTCTATCTCATAACCATCAGCCTGAAGGGACTTGATATACTTCCAGACCATTGTCCTGGAGATCCCTAGCTTGAGCCCCAATTCCTCGCCGGAAACAGGACTTTTCTGTGCATCTTTAAGTGCCTTGATAATTCGAGATCTTTTATCTCCCATCATCGTACCCCATACAAATGTATGCGTTCAACCGTATATATTTTTTTAGCTTAAATTGTTTCATATCGAACTGACCTGAATCCTATTCCTGTTTCTCAGGAGGACACATGTCACCGCTGTGTTTTCTGGGCCATGCTCACATAGGCATGCACGGCAGCCGTAATGGCCGCAACTTTCTTGTCTTTTGCTTCAAGAGCAGAAGCCAGAGTAGCCCCTTTTTCAGCATCTGCTTTGACAACCTCTTCAACGGCTTCCATAATATTATTATCTTCGATAAAAGCCGTTGTCAGGTCGCCCCTGCGGAAGACTGGATTACGCATGACTGCTTTATGGAAGGGTATATTGGTTTTCACTCCAACAACCACATACTCGTAAAGAGCTCTTTCCATCCTGGCAATCGCTGCATCCCTTGTCTTTGCCCAGACGCAGAGTTTCGAAATCATTGAATCGTAGTAAGGAGAAATGGTGTAACCTGTATGTACTCCGCTGTCCACCCTGACTCCAGGCCCACCTGCTGACCGATATCCCCGGATCTTTCCGGGAGAAGGAGCAAAGTCGTTTAACGGATCTTCTGCGTTGATCCTGCACTCAATAGAATGCCCATCAATAACAATATCTTCCTGTTTAAACTCAAGCTTTTTCCCCCAGGCTATCCTGAGCTGCTCTCTTACAATATCGATACCTGTAACCATCTCAGTTATCCCATGTTCGACCTGCAAGCGAGTATTGACTTCAAGGAAATAGAAGTTGCCCTTTGAATAAAGAAACTCCACTGTCCCAGCATTTACGTAACCAATTGTCTTTGCTACCCTGACTGCGGCTTCTCCCATCTTTGCCCTGAGTTCAGGAGTCATGATAGGTGAAGGAGCTTCCTCAATAAGCTTCTGATGCCGTCTCTGAATGGAGCATTCCCTATCTGAAAGGTAAATCGTGTTTCCATATCCATCTGCTAGAATCTGGATCTCTATGTGCCTGGGCTCCTCGACATATTTTTCAATGAAAACCGAGGAGTCACCAAAAGCTGAACCAGCCATTTGCCTGGTAGAGCTAAGTGCAGTGGCGAATTCGTCGCTGGAATTAACTACTTTCATCCCAATTCCGCCGCCACCTGCCGAGGCTTTAATCAAAACAGGATAGCCGATCTCTTCTGCAATTTTTACAGCCTCGACCGGATCCTCAACTGCGTCTTTCGTCCCAGGCACAACAGGAACACCAGCCTTCACCATAAGATTTCTGGCCCTGATCTTGCTTCCCATTTCGGCAATCACATGGCTTGGAGGGCCTATGAAGACGATTCCTTCTTCCTCACAGCGTTTTGCAAAGACAGGGTTTTCGGAGAGGAAACCATAGCCCGGATGAATTGCTTCAGCTCCTGTGTTTTTTGCAACTGCAAGAATAGCTTCCATATTCAGATAGCTCTGGCTGGAAGGGGCCGGGCCTATCAGGTAGGCTTCGTCTGCATATTTGGCAAAGAGGGCGTTTTTATCAGCTTCCGAACAGACCGCAACCGTTGAAATCCCAAGTTCACGGCATGCACGCATAACCCTGATTGCAATCTCACCGCGGTTTGCAATGAGTACTTTTTTGAACATGATGCCTTCCACCTCACTAGATTATTCGATTGACATGATTATGTCACCAGGGGATACAGTGTCCCCTTCGGAAACAAAAATCTCTCTTACAACACCTGAATGAGAAGCATGAACAGCATTTTCCATTTTCATAGCTTCGATGACAGCGATTGTATCGCCTTCTGCAACAGTATCTTCAACCTTGACCTTAAGAGAGAGAACCATGCCCTGCATTGAGACACACACAGCTCCTTTTACAGATTTAGCACTTGATTTTTTGGGAGAAGCCTCAGATATGGAAACTTCCCCACCAAGAGGTTCAATCCTGACCTCATAGATTTCTTCGTCTACTTCGACCTTGAAATGAGTTGGAACTTTGTGTTCCTGCTGCACTTCAGGGACAGGGGCAACTACTGCAAGAGATTCTTCTTCCATTTCTCCTTTCAGGAACTTTGGAGCAATAGCCGGATAGAGGATATAGGTAAGTATGTCTTCTTCAGATTTAGCAATACCCATTTCCTCGGCTTCCTTTTTCCTTTTCTCATATTCAGGCTTAAGAAGATCGGCAGGACGGCAGTGAATAGGTTCTTCATCCCCGATTATCTTACCTATTATTTCCGGGCTTATAGGAGCAGGAGGGCGCCCGTAAAGGCCGCGCACATAATCCTTCACCTCTTTGGGAATAACTTTATAGCGTTCACCCATTAGAACGTTAAGAACCGCCTGGGTGCCCACAATCTGGCTTGTAGGGGTGACAAGAGGCGGATATCCAAGCTCCTCTCTAACCCTGGGCATTTCACCAAGTACAGTATCATACTTGTCAAGAGCGTTCTGTTCTTTTAGTTGGGATACAAGGTTAGAGAGCATTCCACCCGGGATCTGGTAGATGAGCACGTTAGTATCGATCTGTTCGGAAATAGGGTCAAGTATGCCCCGGTATTTCTCTTTCAACATTTTGAAATATTTAACCACTCCTTCAAAAGCATTCAGGTCCAGCCCGGTATCGTAAGGAGTGTCTTTGAGGGCGGCTATGACTGTTTCAGTCGGAGGCTGAGAAGTTCCCCAGGCCAGGGGAGAAAGTGCAGTGTCTAGAATATCGACCCCTGCTTCACAGGCTGCCATATAGCTCATTGGAGCCATTCCAGAAGTGCAGTGGCAGTGCAGAGAAATCGGAATGGAGATTTCTTTTTTCATGGCACTGATTATACGTGTGGCATCATTTGGAGAAAGAAGACCTGCCATATCTTTGATACAGATGGAATCGCACTCCAGTTCTTCAAGCTGTTTTGCAAGTTCAACGTATTTCTCAACGGTATGTACCGGACTTATAGTGTAGCAAACCGTACCCTGTACGTGCGCACCAAGACCTTTTGCCACTTTGATAGAGAATTCCATGTTCCGGACATCATTA contains these protein-coding regions:
- a CDS encoding biotin--[acetyl-CoA-carboxylase] ligase translates to MGDKRSRIIKALKDAQKSPVSGEELGLKLGISRTMVWKYIKSLQADGYEIESSPKRGYVLKSVPQLLYPEEIQMGLKTTLLGKEIHYFEEVTSTNSIAKEIAASEEEGTLVIAEVQKGGRGRLGREWISPHGGIWMSVILKPGIPLRHASRLTLVAGLAVANVIRNMDLDARIKWPNDVRINGKKVCGILTEAKAEVDKVDYVVLGIGINVNMDLKDIPESFRAGSTTLKAELGRHIKRVSFLQDFLFELEQQYILFKTQPFSHILNDWLALSDTIGREVKVTTPSRIIEGKAVGVTPDGALVIKKADDTKEEIIAGRCIYARSR
- a CDS encoding acetyl-CoA carboxylase biotin carboxylase subunit, which encodes MFKKVLIANRGEIAIRVMRACRELGISTVAVCSEADKNALFAKYADEAYLIGPAPSSQSYLNMEAILAVAKNTGAEAIHPGYGFLSENPVFAKRCEEEGIVFIGPPSHVIAEMGSKIRARNLMVKAGVPVVPGTKDAVEDPVEAVKIAEEIGYPVLIKASAGGGGIGMKVVNSSDEFATALSSTRQMAGSAFGDSSVFIEKYVEEPRHIEIQILADGYGNTIYLSDRECSIQRRHQKLIEEAPSPIMTPELRAKMGEAAVRVAKTIGYVNAGTVEFLYSKGNFYFLEVNTRLQVEHGITEMVTGIDIVREQLRIAWGKKLEFKQEDIVIDGHSIECRINAEDPLNDFAPSPGKIRGYRSAGGPGVRVDSGVHTGYTISPYYDSMISKLCVWAKTRDAAIARMERALYEYVVVGVKTNIPFHKAVMRNPVFRRGDLTTAFIEDNNIMEAVEEVVKADAEKGATLASALEAKDKKVAAITAAVHAYVSMAQKTQR
- the oadA gene encoding sodium-extruding oxaloacetate decarboxylase subunit alpha, giving the protein MSVKITETILRDAHQSLLATRMRTRDMLEVVEQLDQIGYFSLEMWGGATFDSCIRYLNEDPWQRLRDIKKEMKDTYAQMLLRGQNLVGYRHYSDDVVEKFVTKSYQNGIDIFRIFDAVNDVRNMEFSIKVAKGLGAHVQGTVCYTISPVHTVEKYVELAKQLEELECDSICIKDMAGLLSPNDATRIISAMKKEISIPISLHCHCTSGMAPMSYMAACEAGVDILDTALSPLAWGTSQPPTETVIAALKDTPYDTGLDLNAFEGVVKYFKMLKEKYRGILDPISEQIDTNVLIYQIPGGMLSNLVSQLKEQNALDKYDTVLGEMPRVREELGYPPLVTPTSQIVGTQAVLNVLMGERYKVIPKEVKDYVRGLYGRPPAPISPEIIGKIIGDEEPIHCRPADLLKPEYEKRKKEAEEMGIAKSEEDILTYILYPAIAPKFLKGEMEEESLAVVAPVPEVQQEHKVPTHFKVEVDEEIYEVRIEPLGGEVSISEASPKKSSAKSVKGAVCVSMQGMVLSLKVKVEDTVAEGDTIAVIEAMKMENAVHASHSGVVREIFVSEGDTVSPGDIIMSIE